AGGGACCACCGGCGGCATGGATGGCGTCCAGCACGCCGAGATCGTGGAAGACCTCCCTCGTGCGCGGCTGGATCCCCTTGCCGCGCGACCCGGGGAAGAGCACGTCGGCGCGCTCGACGACGAGGGCGTCGACCCCGCGCCGGGCAAGGTCGACAGCGAGGGCGAGGCCGGTCGGGGCCGCGCCGACGACGAGGACCTCGGTGTGCGTGATCGTCCCTGTCCGGGTGCCCATGACCAGCTCCTTAACGTCGTTAAGTTCCATGCTTCGCAGCATGCGCTTAACGGCGTTAAACTGTCAAGTGTGGCTACCCCGAGATCCCCCAAGCTGGACAAGACGCAGGTCGTCGACACCGCTCTGCGCCTGCTCAATGACGTCGGCCTCGACGGCCTCACGCTCCGCGCCATCGCCAAGGAGCTGAACGTCCAGGCGCCCGCGCTCTACTGGCACTTCAAGAACAAGCAGGAGCTGCTGGACGAGATGGCGACGGAGATGTACCGCCGTATGACGGCCGACGACCCGCTCACACCCGACGCCACCTGGCGGGAGCGCCTGCTGACGTCGAACCGCGGACTGCGTACCGCGCTCCTGAGCCACCGCGACGGCGCCAAGGTCTTCAGCGGCTCGCGCTTCACCGGCACGCTGCACGCGGTCGAGATGGAGCGGACGCTGCGTCTTTTCACCGAAGCCGGGTTCACGCTCACCCAGGCGGTGCGGGCCACCACGACCGCGTACATGTACACCCTCGGTTTCGTCACCGAGGAGCAGGGCGTCCAGCCCCTGCCGGGCGAGCGCCGCGAGGGGTACGACATCGACGAACGCGCCCGCCGGATGGCCGACTTCCCCCTGTCGGCCGCGGCGGGCGCGGAGATCTTCGAGGACTACGAGCAGCACTTCGAGGACGGTCTCGCCCTGGTGATCGCGGGGATCGAAGCGCGCTACGGGACGGCCTGAGCGATTCCCGCGGTGGTGGCGAAGGGTTCACGGGAGGCAGGGGTGGCTGGGGGCCTCCGGTCGAGGGCCGACCGTCACTCGACCGGAGGCTGTACAGGAGGACCGGCGTCTACAGCCCCACGTCGCGGCTGCGGATGTCGTCCAGGGACTCGCGGCGGACCAGCAGGCGGGCGCGGCCGTCGTCCACGGCGACCACCGGCGGGCGGCCGACCAGGTTGTAGCCGGACGCCATGGACAGGTGGTAGGCGCCGGCTACGGGCACCGCGAGCAGGTCTCCGGGGTGGACATCGGCGGGGAGTTCGACGTCGGTGGCCAGGACGTCTCCGGCCTCGCAGTGGCGGCCCACCACGGTCATCGCGGTCCGGTCCGCAGTGCTGTGACGGCCGATCAGACGGGGTGCGTAGCGCACGCCGTACAGCGCCGGCCGAGGGTTGTCGCTCATGCCGCCGTCCACGGCCACGAAGGTGTGTGCGCCGGTGCGCTTGACGGCGAGTACGCGATAGAGGGCGATACCGGCCGGTCCTGCGATGGCGCGCCCCGGCTCGATGATCAGGCGGGGCACGGTGAGTCCGGCCGCCGCGCACGCCTCGGTGAGCTCCGCCCGGACCTTGCGGGCCAGGGTGGTGATGTCCAGGGCCTGTTCACCCGGCCGGTAGGCGATTCCGTGTCCGCCGCCCAGGTCGAGTTCGGGCAGGACGAGGCCGTGCTGCTCGTGCAGCCGGGCCATCAGCCCCACCATGCGCCGTACGGCTGCCAGATACGGCTTGACGCTGGTTATCTGCGAGCCCAAATGACAGTGCAGGCCGGTGAGTTCGAGCTGCGGCTGGTCCAGTATGCGGGCGATGGCGTGCTGGGCGTAGCCGTCGGAGATCGACAGGCCGAACTTCTGGTCGTCGGTTCCGGTGCGGATCTTCTCGTGGCCACCGGCGCTGATCGCGGGCACGACGCGGACCATGACCTTCTGATGTCCGTCGGGCCCGACCGCGGCGGCCAGCCGGGCGATCTCGGAGGGGCTGTCGATCACGATGCGCCCGACGCCCAGGCGCAGCGCGGACTCCAGGTCGTGCGGGGACTTGGCGTTGCCGTGCAGCACTATCCTCTCGGGCGGGAACCCGGTGGTGACCGCGAGTTCCAGCTCACCGGCCGAGCAGACGTCGAGCCCAAGACCCTCGTCGTCCACCCAGTGGGCCATGGCCCGGCACAGGAACGCCTTGGCCGCGTAGAGGACTTCGGC
The DNA window shown above is from Streptomyces sp. NBC_01445 and carries:
- the lysA gene encoding diaminopimelate decarboxylase, with amino-acid sequence MTTVHEPAVTTATADELSVWPASTTEPHPGDLAVGGVPLAGVADRFGTPAYVLDEGEVRERCRTYRHAFPEAEVLYAAKAFLCRAMAHWVDDEGLGLDVCSAGELELAVTTGFPPERIVLHGNAKSPHDLESALRLGVGRIVIDSPSEIARLAAAVGPDGHQKVMVRVVPAISAGGHEKIRTGTDDQKFGLSISDGYAQHAIARILDQPQLELTGLHCHLGSQITSVKPYLAAVRRMVGLMARLHEQHGLVLPELDLGGGHGIAYRPGEQALDITTLARKVRAELTEACAAAGLTVPRLIIEPGRAIAGPAGIALYRVLAVKRTGAHTFVAVDGGMSDNPRPALYGVRYAPRLIGRHSTADRTAMTVVGRHCEAGDVLATDVELPADVHPGDLLAVPVAGAYHLSMASGYNLVGRPPVVAVDDGRARLLVRRESLDDIRSRDVGL
- a CDS encoding TetR/AcrR family transcriptional regulator C-terminal domain-containing protein; this encodes MATPRSPKLDKTQVVDTALRLLNDVGLDGLTLRAIAKELNVQAPALYWHFKNKQELLDEMATEMYRRMTADDPLTPDATWRERLLTSNRGLRTALLSHRDGAKVFSGSRFTGTLHAVEMERTLRLFTEAGFTLTQAVRATTTAYMYTLGFVTEEQGVQPLPGERREGYDIDERARRMADFPLSAAAGAEIFEDYEQHFEDGLALVIAGIEARYGTA